One segment of Candidatus Margulisiibacteriota bacterium DNA contains the following:
- a CDS encoding TetR/AcrR family transcriptional regulator, whose product MVQPISNDNYTKQKLVSKACEIFRSGGYSNETIDHICEAAGISKNTYYYYFKSKEDLLLACIGEFESISSRRLADIFLSGENYFEQLWLIQKQVFDFIRGAGIDFIRELKDVHSIHDIFFVKKEWQDDFELKLAIIRKAQEAGEVRNQTESRTLAITIGITFMGIFSAWISSGLRFDIEKFLRSCMENIMDLRPDLRQGEDLFELSSPLFKKKETQ is encoded by the coding sequence ATGGTGCAGCCTATATCAAATGATAACTATACGAAGCAAAAGCTGGTCAGCAAAGCCTGCGAGATCTTTAGGAGCGGCGGCTACAGCAACGAGACTATTGACCATATTTGCGAAGCGGCCGGCATTTCTAAAAACACTTACTATTATTACTTCAAGTCCAAAGAAGATCTGCTCCTGGCCTGCATCGGTGAATTCGAAAGTATTTCCTCGCGCCGCCTGGCCGATATTTTTTTGTCCGGCGAAAATTATTTTGAACAGCTCTGGCTGATCCAGAAGCAGGTCTTCGATTTTATCCGCGGCGCCGGCATCGATTTTATCCGCGAATTGAAAGACGTACATTCCATTCACGATATTTTCTTTGTGAAAAAAGAATGGCAGGATGATTTTGAGCTGAAGCTCGCCATTATTCGCAAAGCGCAAGAGGCTGGCGAGGTGCGCAATCAAACTGAATCCCGGACGCTGGCCATAACTATCGGTATTACCTTTATGGGCATTTTTTCTGCCTGGATTTCGTCCGGACTGAGGTTTGATATAGAAAAATTTTTGCGTTCGTGTATGGAAAATATTATGGATCTGCGCCCGGACCTGCGGCAGGGAGAGGATTTGTTTGAACTGAGCTCTCCGCTGTTCAAAAAAAAGGAGACACAATGA
- a CDS encoding TolC family protein yields the protein MSFLDFKWQKVLNSGSFMRGKYFLLAAFLGTAVSAQTLTLEESIAYALQHSPQHKIIYKDREIGKSQARQGYAAVLPQLSLSYSDAAVKTPQSDVAPTNPDPMLQNLLSMFGGSEDETKTKSEEFTGQQLLFSFSGLAAIGASWSSGKLTDYIYADASEQFVLSVRRAFFDLQAANAMRSLAADLAVLTDTYARNAELMFGSGLTSRKEMLDVHIQAYEAQKNLTNAEKAAAAARYNFNITIGLPVSETVQLVAYNVEVAADILTKNFDAAALTEEAYSLRPSYLAAQEAVWLNQVDHFNAWSSSLPAVYYSYSKKKTTYDPESLMTSSGETETNAISVKWNFFAGGANWFKIHEKANNSDRQKEQLKLARSRLLVEIQNSFDEVKAQAQNILTVRAQDALAAEALAIAKIDFESGNGTATQLNDAIARQQSAGNDLIRALYDYEYARAKLNYAAGQQVL from the coding sequence ATGAGTTTTCTTGACTTTAAATGGCAAAAGGTATTGAATAGCGGCTCTTTTATGCGGGGGAAATACTTTTTATTGGCGGCATTTTTGGGGACAGCGGTGAGCGCGCAGACTTTGACGCTGGAAGAAAGCATTGCTTACGCGCTGCAGCACAGCCCGCAGCATAAGATCATTTACAAAGACCGCGAGATCGGCAAGTCTCAAGCACGGCAGGGCTATGCCGCGGTATTGCCGCAGCTGAGCTTGAGTTATTCTGACGCGGCGGTTAAAACTCCTCAGTCGGATGTAGCCCCGACGAACCCAGACCCGATGTTGCAAAATTTGCTGAGTATGTTTGGCGGAAGCGAAGATGAGACTAAAACCAAGTCAGAAGAATTTACCGGTCAGCAGCTTTTGTTTAGTTTTAGCGGACTGGCCGCGATCGGCGCGTCCTGGTCGTCCGGCAAACTGACCGATTATATTTACGCTGATGCCAGCGAACAATTCGTGCTGTCTGTGCGCCGGGCTTTTTTTGACCTGCAGGCGGCGAACGCCATGCGGAGTCTGGCCGCTGATCTGGCCGTGCTGACGGACACTTACGCGCGCAACGCCGAGCTGATGTTTGGGAGCGGCTTGACTTCGCGCAAAGAAATGCTGGATGTCCATATTCAAGCCTACGAAGCCCAAAAAAATCTGACCAACGCCGAGAAAGCGGCGGCGGCGGCGCGCTACAATTTTAATATCACGATCGGTCTGCCGGTCAGCGAAACCGTGCAGCTGGTTGCTTACAATGTGGAGGTCGCGGCAGACATTTTGACGAAAAATTTTGACGCCGCCGCCTTGACGGAAGAGGCCTATAGCCTGCGTCCCTCCTATCTGGCCGCGCAGGAAGCTGTGTGGCTCAATCAAGTCGATCATTTCAACGCCTGGAGCAGCTCTTTGCCAGCGGTCTATTATTCTTATAGCAAGAAAAAAACAACTTACGACCCCGAGTCCCTGATGACTTCGTCCGGTGAGACGGAAACCAACGCAATCAGCGTGAAGTGGAATTTTTTTGCCGGTGGCGCCAATTGGTTTAAGATCCACGAAAAAGCTAATAACAGCGACCGTCAGAAAGAACAATTGAAACTAGCGCGTAGCCGTTTGCTGGTGGAGATTCAGAATTCGTTCGACGAAGTGAAAGCGCAGGCGCAGAATATTTTAACCGTGCGCGCGCAGGACGCGCTGGCCGCTGAAGCTTTGGCCATTGCCAAAATTGATTTTGAGTCCGGCAACGGCACGGCGACGCAGCTCAATGACGCGATTGCCCGGCAGCAAAGCGCCGGAAATGATTTGATTCGCGCGCTGTATGATTATGAATATGCCCGCGCCAAATTAAATTACGCGGCCGGACAGCAGGTCTTATAG
- a CDS encoding Hsp20/alpha crystallin family protein, whose product MLPTLFRRGDFGDLLDRVFESPLEIERGRGFYPRVDIHEDEDNVYVEADLAGLDQKDIKIEVDEDNVLKLAGEREYKKEDGNKNYHRVERQYGRFERSFALGQNVEADKTKAEFKNGELKLTIPKKAEKKPRAIEIK is encoded by the coding sequence ATGCTGCCAACATTATTTAGGAGAGGGGATTTTGGTGATCTGCTGGACAGGGTATTTGAAAGCCCGCTGGAGATCGAGCGCGGACGGGGCTTTTACCCGCGGGTCGACATTCATGAGGACGAGGACAATGTCTATGTCGAGGCGGACCTGGCCGGTCTTGACCAAAAGGACATCAAGATCGAGGTTGACGAGGACAATGTTTTGAAACTAGCCGGCGAACGCGAATACAAGAAAGAGGATGGGAATAAAAATTATCATCGCGTGGAGCGGCAGTATGGGCGTTTTGAGCGGAGCTTTGCGCTCGGTCAAAATGTCGAGGCGGACAAGACCAAAGCTGAATTTAAGAATGGCGAATTGAAATTGACCATTCCCAAAAAAGCCGAGAAAAAACCGCGCGCGATCGAGATCAAGTAG